A DNA window from Vigna unguiculata cultivar IT97K-499-35 chromosome 10, ASM411807v1, whole genome shotgun sequence contains the following coding sequences:
- the LOC114166024 gene encoding adenine DNA glycosylase isoform X1: protein MFFSFSLSPSSPLSSNMSEKKKKNMRGRSTVAASKKLQPFVEMEDIEDAISFSKDETHKLRVSLLNWYDLNRRDLPWRSHQREDEEKQEEEEEVERRAYGVWVSEVMLQQTRVQTVIAYYNRWMQKWPTIYHLAQASLEEVNEMWAGLGYYRRARFLLEGAKKVVAEGGKIPKVASMLRKIPGIGDYTSGAIASIAFKEVVPVVDGNVVRVIARLRAISANPKDSATIKRFWKLAAQLVDPVRPGDFNQALMELGATVCTPLNPSCSSCPASEFCQALSNTKHDSAVAVTDYPVKGLKIKQRCDFSAVCVVELLGAESLLDKNKSISKFILVKRPEEGLLAGLWEFPSVLLDGETVPSTRREAMNRFLKANFKIDVRNTCNIVLREDIGEFVHIFSHIRLKLYVELLVLQSKGEDDLFKSSDNKPTWKCVCSNELSGMGLTTSVRKVYNMVQNFKQKALPSKYVPTRKRTRTAQRS, encoded by the exons ATGTTTTTCAGTTTTTCATTATCACCATCATCACCATTAAGTTCCAACATGtcagagaagaagaagaagaatatgcGTGGAAGGAGCACTGTTGCGGCGAGCAAAAAGTTACAACCTTTTGTGGAAATGGAAGACATAGAGGACGCTATATCCTTCTCCAAAGACGAGACTCACAAACTGAGAGTGTCCCTTTTAAACTGGTACGACCTCAATCGCAGGGACCTTCCTTGGAGATCACATCAAcgtgaagatgaagaaaaacaagaagaagaagaagaagtggaaAGAAGAGCTTATGGGGTGTGGGTCTCGGAGGTTATGCTGCAGCAAACAAGGGTTCAGACTGTTATTGCATATTACAATCGTTGGATGCAAAAGTGGCCCACCATTTACCATCTTGCACAAGCTTCTCTCGAG GAAGTAAATGAGATGTGGGCAGGTTTGGGCTACTACCGAAGAGCTCGTTTTCTTTTAGAG GGGGCAAAGAAAGTAGTTGCAGAAGGTGGCAAAATTCCTAAAGTGGCTTCTATGCTACGAAAGATTCCTGGAATTGGAGACTACACATCTGGAGCAATTGCTTCTATTGCATTTAAAGAG GTGGTACCTGTTGTTGATGGAAATGTGGTGAGGGTGATTGCTAGACTAAGGGCTATTTCTGCGAATCCAAAAGACTCCGCGACTATTAAGAGATTTTG GAAATTAGCAGCTCAGTTGGTTGATCCTGTTCGTCCTGGGGACTTCAATCAGGCTCTCATGGAACTCGGGGCAACTGTATGCACCCCTTTGAATCCAAGCTGTTCTTCATGTCCAGCATCAGAATTTTGTCAAGCACTATCAAATACTAAACATGATAGTGCAGTAGCAGTTACAGATTATCCTGTTAAGGGTCTAAAGATTAAACAAAGATGTGATTTCTCTGCTGTATGTGTTGTTGAATTACTTGGAGCTGAATCATTATTAGACAAAAACAAGTCTATTAGCAAGTTTATTCTTGTCAAAAGGCCTGAAGAAGGGTTGCTCGCTGGTCTCTGGGAATTTCCATCTGTCTTATTGGATGGAGAAACAGTTCCATCGACTAGAAGAGAAGCAATGAATCGCTTCTTGAAagcaaatttcaaaattgatgTCAGAAACACTTGCAATATAGTTTTGAGGGAAGATATTGGGGAATTTGTTCACATTTTCAGCCACATTCGCCTCAAGTTGTATGTTGAATTGCTAGTGTTACAATCTAAAGGTGAAGATGATTTGTTCAAAAGCTCTGATAATAAACCAACTTGGAAGTGCGTTTGCAGCAATGAACTTTCTGGTATGGGACTGACAACAAGTGTAAGAAAG GTGTACAACATGGTTCAAAACTTCAAGCAGAAAGCTCTTCCTTCTAAATATGTGCCAACCAGAAAGAGAACTAGAACTGCACAAAGAAGCTAG
- the LOC114166024 gene encoding adenine DNA glycosylase isoform X2: MSEKKKKNMRGRSTVAASKKLQPFVEMEDIEDAISFSKDETHKLRVSLLNWYDLNRRDLPWRSHQREDEEKQEEEEEVERRAYGVWVSEVMLQQTRVQTVIAYYNRWMQKWPTIYHLAQASLEEVNEMWAGLGYYRRARFLLEGAKKVVAEGGKIPKVASMLRKIPGIGDYTSGAIASIAFKEVVPVVDGNVVRVIARLRAISANPKDSATIKRFWKLAAQLVDPVRPGDFNQALMELGATVCTPLNPSCSSCPASEFCQALSNTKHDSAVAVTDYPVKGLKIKQRCDFSAVCVVELLGAESLLDKNKSISKFILVKRPEEGLLAGLWEFPSVLLDGETVPSTRREAMNRFLKANFKIDVRNTCNIVLREDIGEFVHIFSHIRLKLYVELLVLQSKGEDDLFKSSDNKPTWKCVCSNELSGMGLTTSVRKVYNMVQNFKQKALPSKYVPTRKRTRTAQRS, from the exons ATGtcagagaagaagaagaagaatatgcGTGGAAGGAGCACTGTTGCGGCGAGCAAAAAGTTACAACCTTTTGTGGAAATGGAAGACATAGAGGACGCTATATCCTTCTCCAAAGACGAGACTCACAAACTGAGAGTGTCCCTTTTAAACTGGTACGACCTCAATCGCAGGGACCTTCCTTGGAGATCACATCAAcgtgaagatgaagaaaaacaagaagaagaagaagaagtggaaAGAAGAGCTTATGGGGTGTGGGTCTCGGAGGTTATGCTGCAGCAAACAAGGGTTCAGACTGTTATTGCATATTACAATCGTTGGATGCAAAAGTGGCCCACCATTTACCATCTTGCACAAGCTTCTCTCGAG GAAGTAAATGAGATGTGGGCAGGTTTGGGCTACTACCGAAGAGCTCGTTTTCTTTTAGAG GGGGCAAAGAAAGTAGTTGCAGAAGGTGGCAAAATTCCTAAAGTGGCTTCTATGCTACGAAAGATTCCTGGAATTGGAGACTACACATCTGGAGCAATTGCTTCTATTGCATTTAAAGAG GTGGTACCTGTTGTTGATGGAAATGTGGTGAGGGTGATTGCTAGACTAAGGGCTATTTCTGCGAATCCAAAAGACTCCGCGACTATTAAGAGATTTTG GAAATTAGCAGCTCAGTTGGTTGATCCTGTTCGTCCTGGGGACTTCAATCAGGCTCTCATGGAACTCGGGGCAACTGTATGCACCCCTTTGAATCCAAGCTGTTCTTCATGTCCAGCATCAGAATTTTGTCAAGCACTATCAAATACTAAACATGATAGTGCAGTAGCAGTTACAGATTATCCTGTTAAGGGTCTAAAGATTAAACAAAGATGTGATTTCTCTGCTGTATGTGTTGTTGAATTACTTGGAGCTGAATCATTATTAGACAAAAACAAGTCTATTAGCAAGTTTATTCTTGTCAAAAGGCCTGAAGAAGGGTTGCTCGCTGGTCTCTGGGAATTTCCATCTGTCTTATTGGATGGAGAAACAGTTCCATCGACTAGAAGAGAAGCAATGAATCGCTTCTTGAAagcaaatttcaaaattgatgTCAGAAACACTTGCAATATAGTTTTGAGGGAAGATATTGGGGAATTTGTTCACATTTTCAGCCACATTCGCCTCAAGTTGTATGTTGAATTGCTAGTGTTACAATCTAAAGGTGAAGATGATTTGTTCAAAAGCTCTGATAATAAACCAACTTGGAAGTGCGTTTGCAGCAATGAACTTTCTGGTATGGGACTGACAACAAGTGTAAGAAAG GTGTACAACATGGTTCAAAACTTCAAGCAGAAAGCTCTTCCTTCTAAATATGTGCCAACCAGAAAGAGAACTAGAACTGCACAAAGAAGCTAG
- the LOC114166593 gene encoding uncharacterized protein LOC114166593, translating into MQMATLLRGGALADSSFRLCSLPSTSSLHVSQNVAIPTSSSSSSPILPLIASKHKTVSRSRITCSAVQESSPSTAATAETKEEVKEAPKAAPEKKAPAKAPVKPLPQMMEEDVIPSLKAIFEAQEDLSNIELVFKDNRLEGSLLKKGNPYSFWAFFPTGLIGPKGFSLSSYNGGASTVEPFLVDEKKVTAKHIIFWVEKRLAAQGILPIWKD; encoded by the exons ATGCAAATGGCAACTTTGTTAAGAGGTGGAGCACTTGCAGATTCTAGCTTTCGTTTGTGTTCATTACCATCAACTTCTTCTCTGCATGTCTCTCAGAATGTTGCCATACccacatcatcatcatcatcatcaccaatACTACCTTTG ATTGCAAGTAAACATAAAACAGTCAGCAGAAGCAGAATCACCTGCTCTGCTGTTCAAGAGTCATCTCCTAGCACAGCAG CTACTGCTGAAACAAAGGAGGAGGTAAAGGAAGCTCCAAAAGCTGCACCAGAAAAAAAAGCTCCAGCTAAAGCACCAGTTAAGCCTCTACCTCAGATGATGGAGGAGGATGTGATCCCTTCACTGAAAGCAATATTTGAAGCCCAAGAAGATTTATCAAACATTGAGCTAGTCTTTAAGGATAATAGG TTAGAAGGTTCCCTCTTAAAGAAAGGCAACCCCTACTCATTTTGGGCCTTCTTTCCCACAGGACTCATCG GTCCAAAGGGGTTTTCTCTGTCATCATATAACGGAGGAGCAAGCACTGTTGAGCCATTTCTTGTTGATGAAAAGAAGGTGACAGCAAAACACATTATATTTTGGGTGGAAAAACGTTTGGCAGCACAGGGGATCCTTCCTATATGGAaagattaa